From the genome of Ammospiza caudacuta isolate bAmmCau1 chromosome 12, bAmmCau1.pri, whole genome shotgun sequence:
AAGCTACTGTCTGTCTCAAAGGATCTACAACAGCTCCCATGTTTCCTTTAACACAAGATACACAAATTCTGCAGGACATCAACATCTGACAAGTGCAACAAAGCAGCTTTTACATACATTGGGTGTGAGTAGCCTCCATGAAAATCAAATCCAGTGATGGCTTGAGCACAGTCAATGTTCAACTTCCGTGCCACTCTGTTGAGGTTTGGCAGTTTTAGCTGCACACAGCCCACAGGTAACATGGATGGCAAGAAGAGATACACATTTCCATATTCATTCCGAGGAACCTGTTATGGCAAGATTAAAGAGAGATGGTGATAATCCTGCTTTCTGGAGAGAGGTGAAAATACCTGCTGCAACTCAGGGACTCTCCCCGTCCTGGCCTGCTATATTCCACTCCAGTATTCAATCAATATTCACATGACAAGGTAGATTTTAGCTGCACAGTTATCTCCTAGCAATGTCCTCTGCCCAAGCTTTGCTACTCAGGCTGTAATGCAGAGAATTAGCAAGGCAAAACATGGGCTAGGAAGATCAGATCAACAAAATGTTGACTTTAGCAGTCTGCAATCATAACCTTTCAAGTGAGTACTTGTGAGAGAAAGCCTCAGTAAAGTTTTGACTATTTCCTCCTGTGAACATTCACCTCTGAACTCTTAATCCCGAATCCAGATAGTACTGACTGATCTCACGTCTGAAACGTACAACTTCTGGATaaacaaagcccagagctccacaCAAACCCCTTCCTTTAGCAGCAGccctctgctttcccagctACCTTTCCATCCACTGCTATGGGAGGCTGGTACTCCTCTGTCTGCCAGCGGCCGAACAGCGCCAGGTCCTCCCGGTCCCGGTTGGCCGGCTCTGCCAGGCGCGCCTTCCTCGCCCGGTTGGAAAATCCTTTCACCATCTGCAAATACAACAGCCAGGCCTGGAACATCACAAGAAGCTGGCAGTGGTTTCAGGTTTTCCTAGGACACCAAAGGAGAAGGTTCCGGGAGAGGAGAAATGCTATTTCCTAGCTTCAATATCCATTGCCTATAAATGACAACTCTTGGCACCTGTAAGCAACAGGCAGAGATCCAGCAGTGCACATAAAACACTGGGATGCCTCTGGAGAAGGTGAAAAGGGAGCAGTTCTGCAGATACCCTTGgggtgggaaaaaaacaaagctggGCTTTGGGCAGGATGTAGgaactgcaggcacagcaggcagACAGTACAGCTAGCACAAACCATGCAAGCACGTGTGAAATCTAAAgataacaaaaaccaaaacagaactgAGCTTGAGCTTTAGAGGGCAGATGGATTGCACAGGAGGAAGTCAAACCCTCTTACCTTGTAAGGCACTTCTCCAATCCTCACCACTCGAGCTTGCTTCAGCCAAGTGTCCCTGGAGTGCAGCGTGTGTATACAGTCTCTGAAAAGGCCAGAAAGAAGCAAATGTAAGAGTTTTCAAGTCATCCCTAACAGATCCACAATAAACTTATATtaggaataataaaaaagctGTATCTTAATGATACACAAATGCTGTCAGAGCAGCTAAGTGCCTCACCTGTTTATGCATGAGGCCTGAGACTACTGCTGATACCATCATGCAAATTAGCTCTCCAGTTACAAAGATCACAGATGCAAGTGATATTTAACTCACTCACCTGGAGTAGACAGCCTCTCCCCTGCAGTACCCCAAGATAGCAGCTGTCTCAGGATAGATAGCCTGGAATTTCAAGAGGTGCCTCTTCAGTGCATAGAGAGGGTGGTTTTTGTACTCTCCAATTGCTGTTGGTAGAGGTTGATCTTGAAGCTTCACTTGAAACTGTAAGAATTATACAGAAAAGAGTAATTTCACAACTTTTTCACCACCCTCTGtaagaaaataagaatgaatcaaaagaaaaaaaaagccagaaactTAGCAGAGGAGCCAACAGACCAAAACACTCTTGCGGCAAATAAGTACTTAGATGTGTACCCTGACCTATGTGCTTCAAAAACTATCTCTGAGAAGAGGAATGCTAAACACTACACAAACTTCACTAGTAAGTTTCCAGCACAAGCTGTGCAGTACTTCTGCTATGCAAACTTGTCTGAACAACCTCCATCATTTCATATTATTTCAATTTACCACTGCATGTTCCCTTATATTCAATCTCAACATTTCAAGTTCAAATACAAACCTCCTTCCTCATGGAAAGAGACTTCTAATGCTTTTTGCCTGAATGAGGATCCAGGGACTGGACTCCTGGCACTACATGCCCTGAACAACCTACTGCCATTTacctcattttcttccttcttgtctCTCTCCACATAGGGACTTTCATAGGGTTGCAGTGTCTCTTCCCACCACTCTGGGTCCACACGGCTCTTCCTTGTTGAGGTCATCCACACTGGGTCATATCTTTGTGTCACATCCCTGACACTCCCATCGTTGTCAAACCCCACAACGTAGAAAAGTGGCTTTGTGGCATGTGCaaagcacagctggggctggcccACATTGCCATGAACACAGTCTACACAAACCCACTTGTCCTCAGGCTCAAGAAAAACCTCCAGCCACTGGTCTGTGCCCATGGCTTTCCTCACTTCCTGCTGTCCTTCATCCTCATCACTAGAAAtgattttgtttctcttcttctttGCTTGAGGCAAGGCTGGAGTTGTACTTTTTGCTGACTTAGCTCCACACAAATTTTCTGATTGCCTTGTTTCTGAAGTCTCAGTTTTTGACCTTTTCACAGCTGTCAGTTCTGAATTCTGGGAGGCCTGTGAGCTTCTCCGCCTCTTAGGGACACTTTCAAAATCCTCATCAGAGACATCACTCTCCTCCTCTGAAAGCTCAAAGTCCGAAGCACTGCCCTCATCACTTCCACTCTCTTCCTTGTAACACACTTTGGAGGCCACTCGTCTCCGGCGGTCATTCTTGGGCCTGACTGGCACATCTTTTTCTGCTGGACTGCTCTCATTCTTTGATTCCTTCTGCTCCTGGCTACCTTTAGTCAGCTTTGACTTTTGTGTCCTTTTGGTCTGGGCAGTTTTGGATTTCTTTGGCTCcttgttgttttctttgctctctGAGGATTTCTCATCCTGCTTGGCTTTTTTGCAGGGGCACGCTTTTGCCACAGCTTTGGGTGTTGTggcaaaactctcctgcccctcagagatgctgctgtgAGACAGCCTCTTGGATGAGCTCTTTCCCTGCAGGGAAACAGGCCAGGTCACTTTTATCACCACAGCTAAGAATATGgtaaaaaaaagactgaaatcAGCCCAAGGTTCATGCAGATCTAAGGTTGGCAGACACGGTCAATTCATTTGAAAACTTCAGGCAACAGGCTGCAGAGAGGTGTACTCATGCAGCAAGAGTTGCCATGTaagttttaaagaaatgtaaacCCACTGAAACGTTAAGAAATCTttgctgaaacacagaaattagtggcttttttaaagaagaaaattaaaaattaagggTGCGCACTTTCTGCAATGTAGACAGAACCTTGGTTCATGCAGTAAGTGATTCACTGTAAGCTATAATAGCCAGAAAGTTTTTTTAATCCTACTAAATCAGTGGCCTATTCCTTATCCcacacaaacaacaaaaactaCCTTTGGTCTTGTCTCCTTGAGAGGAATAGGCTGAAAAGACAGCACGAGGCGACACAGCAGTTGTAAAGATCgcagaataattaaaaatatctgcaaaaCAATTTAAATTGAGTCATTTAATCACAGGAGATCTCGagataaaaatacaataaaaataaaaagctgcagAATCACTTAAGTCCCCAATCTGCTTTCTTCAAATCCACTCCTCCCACCACTTTGTGTATGACACAGCATCCGAACtcaccaaccaaccaaccaaccaaccaaccctgCACTTCCCAGTCTCTTACATGAACAAGCTCCTCCTCATCCTGTGCAGCATAGATGGCAAACCTCCTCTCCAGTGTTGACTGAAGGGGCTCTCCTTTTTCAGTGGAAAGCTCATCATTGACAGTGAAGGTTCCAACAAACCTGAAATACAAGACACCTGCTTATTCTCCAGTGTTTGTGACTGTATTCTTAAACTTGAGTTCACCCTCTCCTTCTCTAAAAAGGACAGCCCCGCTCACCCTTGtacacaaaatttaaaaaacccttttgCTAATTACAGTTACCCTTCTCCCTGAACCCTTGCTCTACATGCCATCAGAAGGGAGTTTTACCATTTCACCAGGTTGGAAAGGTAGACAAGGCCCACTTGGCCTGCAGGCACCTGGGTGAAACGTGCGGGGACGATGGACAGAGCAATGGCGAGGAGATCTGGCTGGCTGCAGATCCTGTTCCTGTAGAAACCATTTGCCAATAAACACAGCAAGTGAACCTGAGAGAGAAGAGTTTAAAAGTGAGTTCACAAGAGATTTTCCTTATTGGAACTACTGCCCATGGTAAAGCAAAGAATATTTCACTGCTCCTTTTAACAGAGGTGACAATGAAGCCTCCCAAGCACTCTCAGTGCTGTCTTCAGAAGACAGCAAAGCACTGAAGTTTTTGCAAGTGTCTCCTGCTCTACACATCTGGCAGTTTAATCCCAACAGAATGAGAAGATATCCCTCAATGGAGAAATATACATCCTACTCACATATTCTTTGAGTCAGAATTTTACTAACACAGGCACTGGTGTTTCCAATTCACAGTTTAAGAGGAAGCTTAATGAGCATCTGTCAGGACTACAGATTCTTTATTTTTTCGCCTCTAGCCATTCTAactattttataaaaattagtTTCTTTTGATTACAAATCAGTTCAGACACCTTTATGCTCAATTTCTTCCCTGCCATGCTTCACTGTGACAAATACCTTGTGTGTGTCCTCACGAACCTCCTTGCTGAAACGTTTCATCATTCTCCGAAGGTACATCTCAAACtcagctttccttttttctctgcagaagaTTACAAAATAAAGGGATGTTATGGGATTTCTGTGGACCTGCCTTTCTTGATTCCTGAACTGGGTCAGTTCACAAAGAGAATCCATCCCAGAGAATCTTCTGTGCACACTTAAGGAAAGGTTTAGTGACAGGCTATGTGAACAGGCCGTTAAGGGTTTGCAATAACACAATGTCATTCACCCACAGCTCTCCTTGCAGAGATCTCCTGCTGTCCCTTCAGGGAAATGGAGACAGTAAAACACAATGGAGTTATACACTTGATTTTCAaggaagctgaaaagcctcCTCCATTCCTGCCAACTTCCACTGAAGATTTCTGGTAGAGCTGTCAGTGTGTAAACTGTTCTTCATCCCACAACCCTCCATCACTCCAACTCAATGGTCTGCACCAAGTGGAGATTTTCACCTGAACACAGCAAGTCAGTGACAGTCAAGACTTGGAGTATTTTTAACTTCAGCCTTTAGCAGccctccaccacctccctgttCTTAcctcctctctcttttcttcgCCTGCTCTGGGGTTTCAATCTCTATCTCGACAGGATTGCTTGGCAGCCCCACTgatggaagagcagcagcttcttcTAACTTATCTGTAACAGGTTCCTGAagttctgtaaaataaaatattaaaatataagtAACCATGGAATAGATTACCAGGGAAGACTGATGATTGGATAAAACCTATGTTTTCCTTCTCAAGTGTTCAAACAAGTTTAAATAGAACACATCCAGTAACTGTGAGCTCTTGGATCTTCCATAACACTGTGTGTGCTAAGTTATTTGAAATAACTGTGGGATGCTGGACACCTGCTGTTGAAGAATCACAAGCACTTAAAAAGTGCTTAACATGAAAAAATATGCAA
Proteins encoded in this window:
- the XPC gene encoding DNA repair protein complementing XP-C cells isoform X1; this encodes MARKRRASPRPAAAKKRRSGRLPKEEKEEQEEEEEEDDFEEKKPSIKKTSKAPARKKGDDCDTEVSNSAKTSKPSKREEAKSQVKESKKNARNKENCIKEETCSDSLKHPQKEMKLETESPVKKEMDEDNTDNDDDDDESEDEWEDVEELQEPVTDKLEEAAALPSVGLPSNPVEIEIETPEQAKKRERREKRKAEFEMYLRRMMKRFSKEVREDTHKVHLLCLLANGFYRNRICSQPDLLAIALSIVPARFTQVPAGQVGLVYLSNLVKWFVGTFTVNDELSTEKGEPLQSTLERRFAIYAAQDEEELVHIFLIILRSLQLLCRLVLSFQPIPLKETRPKGKSSSKRLSHSSISEGQESFATTPKAVAKACPCKKAKQDEKSSESKENNKEPKKSKTAQTKRTQKSKLTKGSQEQKESKNESSPAEKDVPVRPKNDRRRRVASKVCYKEESGSDEGSASDFELSEEESDVSDEDFESVPKRRRSSQASQNSELTAVKRSKTETSETRQSENLCGAKSAKSTTPALPQAKKKRNKIISSDEDEGQQEVRKAMGTDQWLEVFLEPEDKWVCVDCVHGNVGQPQLCFAHATKPLFYVVGFDNDGSVRDVTQRYDPVWMTSTRKSRVDPEWWEETLQPYESPYVERDKKEENEFQVKLQDQPLPTAIGEYKNHPLYALKRHLLKFQAIYPETAAILGYCRGEAVYSRDCIHTLHSRDTWLKQARVVRIGEVPYKMVKGFSNRARKARLAEPANRDREDLALFGRWQTEEYQPPIAVDGKVPRNEYGNVYLFLPSMLPVGCVQLKLPNLNRVARKLNIDCAQAITGFDFHGGYSHPITDGYVVCEEYKEVLVAAWENEQAEIEKKEKEKREKRALGNWKLLTKGLLIRERLKQRYSIKTEPSAPETEKGGGFSSDEEGAPSSESTVGNTAMYWPQNRQLEKQEEIKTKKSKREKRGEAAQLFPFEKL
- the XPC gene encoding DNA repair protein complementing XP-C cells isoform X2, translating into MLGFLPTPSVGLQESLSTSCELHDFEEKKPSIKKTSKAPARKKGDDCDTEVSNSAKTSKPSKREEAKSQVKESKKNARNKENCIKEETCSDSLKHPQKEMKLETESPVKKEMDEDNTDNDDDDDESEDEWEDVEELQEPVTDKLEEAAALPSVGLPSNPVEIEIETPEQAKKRERREKRKAEFEMYLRRMMKRFSKEVREDTHKVHLLCLLANGFYRNRICSQPDLLAIALSIVPARFTQVPAGQVGLVYLSNLVKWFVGTFTVNDELSTEKGEPLQSTLERRFAIYAAQDEEELVHIFLIILRSLQLLCRLVLSFQPIPLKETRPKGKSSSKRLSHSSISEGQESFATTPKAVAKACPCKKAKQDEKSSESKENNKEPKKSKTAQTKRTQKSKLTKGSQEQKESKNESSPAEKDVPVRPKNDRRRRVASKVCYKEESGSDEGSASDFELSEEESDVSDEDFESVPKRRRSSQASQNSELTAVKRSKTETSETRQSENLCGAKSAKSTTPALPQAKKKRNKIISSDEDEGQQEVRKAMGTDQWLEVFLEPEDKWVCVDCVHGNVGQPQLCFAHATKPLFYVVGFDNDGSVRDVTQRYDPVWMTSTRKSRVDPEWWEETLQPYESPYVERDKKEENEFQVKLQDQPLPTAIGEYKNHPLYALKRHLLKFQAIYPETAAILGYCRGEAVYSRDCIHTLHSRDTWLKQARVVRIGEVPYKMVKGFSNRARKARLAEPANRDREDLALFGRWQTEEYQPPIAVDGKVPRNEYGNVYLFLPSMLPVGCVQLKLPNLNRVARKLNIDCAQAITGFDFHGGYSHPITDGYVVCEEYKEVLVAAWENEQAEIEKKEKEKREKRALGNWKLLTKGLLIRERLKQRYSIKTEPSAPETEKGGGFSSDEEGAPSSESTVGNTAMYWPQNRQLEKQEEIKTKKSKREKRGEAAQLFPFEKL